In the Methanococcoides sp. LMO-2 genome, one interval contains:
- a CDS encoding DUF5806 family protein — protein MMNKYEKFKKMENKSYSDVTRFLKKTTHLTAREWIIARLCADFKNLSNRSEMTWIGQNLPELVPFVDEPYTRQEVSNAHAAFKHKVQRSGTTFFYAYYAGLISKEEMIQMIHGIVGDLEKLIETENGEVSDEHMTDVQMIVADALHRINESLDLG, from the coding sequence ATGATGAACAAGTATGAGAAGTTCAAAAAGATGGAGAACAAGAGTTATTCGGATGTGACGCGCTTTCTGAAAAAGACCACTCACCTTACTGCACGTGAATGGATCATTGCCCGCCTATGTGCGGATTTCAAGAACCTTTCGAACCGCTCGGAAATGACCTGGATCGGACAGAACCTGCCGGAACTGGTGCCATTTGTGGATGAACCTTACACCAGGCAGGAGGTTTCCAATGCACATGCTGCGTTCAAACATAAGGTCCAGCGAAGCGGGACGACCTTCTTCTATGCATATTATGCAGGACTTATCAGTAAGGAAGAGATGATCCAGATGATCCATGGTATCGTGGGGGACCTCGAAAAGCTTATCGAGACCGAGAATGGTGAGGTGTCCGACGAGCACATGACCGATGTCCAGATGATCGTCGCGGATGCATTGCACAGGATAAATGAGTCACTTGACCTGGGTTGA
- a CDS encoding aconitase X catalytic domain-containing protein, with protein sequence MYLTKEEERTLDGEDGETLQKAMEILVALGDIYGADSLIPVKSAQIAGVSYKTIGDAGLEWISDLNGKVKVPSILNPAGMDMQRWKDMGIEPDFAEKQVEVIKAYESLGIRSMCTCTPYYLEGFSATYGDHLAWSESSAVSYANSVIGARTNREGGPSALSAALVGKTANYGYHLDENRVPTVSVTVECELSGSDYGALGYLAGKDVGNRVPIFYMASTPSSDNLKALGAAMAASGAVALYHIEDITPEAQKVGFENPAENIVIERSQIDEVYEEIIGGNDDLECDIAAVGCPHCSVDELENIARLLESKSIEKELWVCTSREVAEKNAELVKQIEQSGAKVLCDTCMVVSPATEGHNCMMVNSGKALAYVPGMCKVAAKIGSLEECINKVGGGN encoded by the coding sequence ATGTATCTTACAAAAGAAGAAGAACGCACCCTGGATGGCGAGGATGGGGAAACCCTGCAGAAGGCAATGGAGATCCTTGTCGCACTTGGTGATATCTATGGTGCTGACAGCCTGATCCCGGTCAAGAGCGCGCAGATCGCAGGCGTTTCCTATAAGACCATAGGGGATGCAGGACTTGAATGGATATCTGATCTTAATGGCAAGGTGAAAGTGCCTTCCATCCTCAACCCTGCGGGCATGGACATGCAGCGCTGGAAGGATATGGGCATTGAGCCGGATTTTGCTGAGAAGCAGGTGGAAGTTATCAAGGCATACGAAAGCCTTGGTATCCGTTCCATGTGTACCTGCACACCATATTATCTTGAAGGCTTTTCAGCCACTTACGGCGACCATCTGGCCTGGAGCGAGTCCTCTGCTGTCTCCTATGCGAATTCAGTGATAGGAGCGCGCACAAACCGTGAAGGCGGTCCGTCTGCACTTTCAGCAGCACTTGTGGGCAAGACCGCGAACTATGGTTACCATCTTGACGAGAACCGTGTTCCTACGGTTTCCGTGACCGTGGAATGTGAGCTTTCAGGGTCAGATTACGGTGCACTGGGCTATCTTGCAGGAAAGGATGTGGGCAACAGGGTCCCTATCTTCTACATGGCCTCAACCCCTTCATCTGACAACCTTAAAGCACTGGGTGCGGCAATGGCAGCATCCGGGGCAGTAGCATTGTATCATATTGAGGACATAACCCCTGAAGCACAAAAGGTCGGCTTTGAGAACCCTGCCGAAAATATTGTAATTGAACGCAGTCAGATCGATGAGGTCTACGAAGAGATCATTGGTGGGAACGATGATCTGGAATGCGATATCGCTGCAGTAGGCTGTCCTCATTGTTCAGTAGATGAACTGGAGAACATCGCCCGGCTTCTGGAAAGCAAGTCAATTGAAAAGGAATTGTGGGTATGTACTTCAAGGGAAGTTGCTGAGAAGAATGCCGAACTTGTGAAGCAAATAGAGCAGAGCGGGGCAAAGGTGCTCTGTGATACATGTATGGTTGTATCTCCTGCTACGGAAGGTCATAACTGCATGATGGTAAACTCAGGGAAAGCGCTTGCTTATGTTCCGGGAATGTGCAAGGTTGCTGCAAAGATCGGCAGTCTTGAAGAATGCATCAACAAGGTAGGTGGTGGCAATTAA
- a CDS encoding TIGR04013 family B12-binding domain/radical SAM domain-containing protein — protein sequence MDVCFRWMQKNTYSLAALLPLVPENSIVKNPQDGIMIYSFATRQKESVFSEVDSSTTDSIYIAGGPHPSGSVEDTLEHFDYVVIGEGEETLPELVETLQGGNRPSDVKGIAYRKNGNVVYTEKREPVDLDKYPCFDPEGIRSPIEISRGCPWRCKYCQTPRLFGNRMRHRSIDSIERFAKYYSDLRFTSSNAFAYGGNGVHPEFDKVEKLLSRLHSMEDKKIYFGTFPSEVRPEFVTHEGLDLVDNYCANRSLSLGAQSGSDRILKEMLRGHTSEDVTVAVDRCFEHEITPVVDFIFGFPDETEEDQQRTLEQIKWICRKGGKVRAHYLTPLPSTPYENIVPAPISASVHKVLGRMARDGKLSGNWDK from the coding sequence ATGGATGTTTGTTTCAGGTGGATGCAGAAGAACACTTACAGCCTTGCAGCTCTTCTTCCCCTTGTACCCGAGAACAGCATTGTGAAAAACCCTCAAGATGGCATCATGATATACAGTTTTGCCACCAGGCAGAAAGAGAGCGTTTTCTCAGAGGTTGATAGCTCCACAACAGATTCCATCTATATTGCTGGAGGTCCCCACCCTTCCGGTTCTGTGGAGGATACCCTCGAGCACTTTGATTATGTTGTAATTGGTGAAGGGGAAGAAACACTCCCTGAGCTTGTGGAAACACTTCAGGGAGGCAACAGACCTTCTGATGTGAAAGGTATCGCATATCGGAAGAATGGGAATGTGGTCTACACCGAAAAACGTGAACCTGTGGACCTCGATAAATATCCCTGCTTTGACCCGGAAGGCATCCGTTCTCCCATCGAGATCAGCAGGGGATGTCCGTGGAGGTGCAAGTACTGCCAGACGCCCAGGTTGTTCGGCAACCGAATGAGGCACAGGAGTATCGATTCCATTGAAAGGTTCGCAAAATACTACAGTGACCTGCGTTTTACTTCCTCGAATGCCTTTGCTTATGGTGGTAATGGTGTGCACCCTGAATTTGACAAGGTGGAGAAACTCCTGTCAAGACTGCATTCAATGGAAGATAAAAAGATATATTTCGGCACCTTCCCCTCAGAGGTCCGTCCGGAATTCGTGACCCACGAAGGGCTGGACCTGGTCGATAACTACTGTGCCAACAGATCTCTCAGCCTGGGTGCCCAGTCAGGTAGCGACAGGATACTGAAGGAAATGCTGCGTGGTCACACCTCAGAGGATGTCACAGTTGCAGTTGATCGCTGTTTTGAGCATGAGATAACACCGGTGGTGGATTTCATATTCGGTTTCCCGGATGAAACGGAAGAGGACCAGCAGAGAACGCTTGAGCAGATAAAGTGGATATGCAGAAAAGGCGGCAAAGTGAGAGCTCATTACCTTACCCCTCTACCGTCCACTCCGTATGAGAACATCGTACCGGCACCTATCAGTGCTTCGGTCCACAAGGTGCTGGGCAGGATGGCAAGGGATGGCAAGCTCAGCGGCAACTGGGACAAGTAA
- a CDS encoding Fe-S-containing protein, with translation MRSKLAAYIVIVAVVFAAGCVDDGAQATAQTKPVSATWIEPQLIDDTVVIPVQTIEESMNTHFKMETSAGEIAVMAYMLGDEIVVRSNVCPPCGSIGFSLQDELLICDACRTTFDTGTGQGIQGACVDYPKENIPYEETEGNVMIKIDDIVIAHMNTVQRG, from the coding sequence ATGAGATCTAAATTAGCAGCCTACATAGTAATAGTTGCAGTGGTGTTCGCTGCCGGTTGTGTCGATGATGGTGCACAGGCAACAGCCCAGACGAAACCGGTTTCTGCCACATGGATAGAGCCACAATTGATTGATGATACGGTCGTGATCCCTGTTCAGACCATCGAGGAGAGCATGAACACACACTTCAAAATGGAAACATCTGCAGGAGAAATAGCAGTAATGGCTTACATGCTCGGGGACGAGATCGTGGTACGATCCAATGTCTGTCCCCCCTGTGGATCAATCGGATTTAGTCTTCAGGATGAACTTCTTATCTGTGATGCCTGCCGAACAACCTTTGATACAGGAACCGGACAGGGAATACAGGGAGCATGCGTCGATTATCCGAAAGAGAACATACCTTATGAAGAAACAGAAGGCAACGTCATGATAAAGATCGATGACATCGTGATAGCCCACATGAATACAGTACAAAGAGGATGA
- a CDS encoding ABC transporter ATP-binding protein, producing the protein MSDISIQARGLKKSYKIGADDFEVLHGIDMEIRSGEFVSIMGQSGSGKTTLMNLIGMLDKPSSGSIVINGIDVTGRSQKELVEHRRRTVGFVFQQFHLIPSLTAYENVALPLVFAGEKEHRKIVEALERVDLSHRHDHKPSELSGGEQQRVAIARALVMRPDVLLADEPTGALDKETGEMIISLLKSLKDEMTVVMVTHNHDLAAMSDRIISLQDGKIKE; encoded by the coding sequence GTGTCTGACATAAGTATTCAGGCCAGAGGACTTAAAAAGAGCTACAAGATAGGGGCCGATGATTTCGAAGTTCTACATGGTATTGACATGGAAATCAGGAGTGGAGAATTCGTTTCCATAATGGGCCAGTCCGGCTCGGGAAAAACAACCCTGATGAACCTTATCGGCATGCTTGACAAGCCGAGCAGCGGGAGCATAGTGATAAACGGAATTGATGTTACCGGGAGGTCCCAGAAAGAGCTGGTGGAACACAGAAGAAGGACGGTTGGTTTCGTTTTTCAGCAGTTCCACCTGATCCCTTCCCTAACGGCATACGAGAACGTTGCATTGCCCCTTGTATTTGCAGGAGAGAAAGAACACCGAAAGATAGTCGAAGCTCTGGAGAGAGTGGACCTTTCACACAGACATGACCACAAGCCATCCGAGCTTAGCGGTGGAGAGCAGCAAAGGGTAGCAATAGCCAGAGCATTGGTGATGAGACCTGACGTTCTCCTTGCCGATGAACCTACAGGAGCTCTGGATAAAGAAACAGGAGAGATGATAATCTCACTTCTGAAGTCTCTGAAAGATGAAATGACAGTGGTAATGGTAACACACAATCATGATCTTGCTGCAATGTCAGACAGGATCATCAGTTTACAGGACGGAAAAATAAAGGAATGA
- a CDS encoding ABC transporter permease, whose translation MHLHSVVLKDIFRRKNKLAIAVLGVIVAASAIVAVVTTFSTATESLYEESTNFGANIIVRPQTDSIPLIAGSTSLGSISTGENYIEQTEISRIYDIENNANLAVVAPRLYGVAETGNDNIIVMGVDIEQEKILKSWWNVEGEWISNPEGMEVLLGKDIATPLGLEVGSTFPLEKNDIFMELKVKGIIESTGGEEDGYIIMPLLTSQKLLDREGKVSSIEIRALCNDCPVSEMSRQIEGILPGIEARAMSQIVQSEMAMIDHTRNSAMAVSLITLLVSTLTVASTMLASVNEKIKEIGIMRAIGASDRQVITMLFIEGALIGMIGGSIGFFAGSLASYSISPLLGFAEPSLMWELLPLAAGISIMVGLVASVLPARRALKIDPAEVLRSV comes from the coding sequence ATGCACTTACATTCGGTTGTCCTGAAAGATATCTTCAGACGAAAGAACAAGCTTGCAATAGCCGTATTGGGAGTGATAGTTGCAGCATCTGCTATTGTAGCAGTGGTCACAACATTTTCCACTGCAACTGAGAGTCTCTATGAAGAGTCAACCAATTTTGGAGCTAACATTATAGTAAGACCCCAGACCGACTCGATACCCCTGATAGCCGGATCAACATCCCTGGGATCGATATCCACAGGCGAGAACTACATTGAACAAACCGAAATCTCCAGAATATATGATATTGAGAACAATGCCAATCTTGCCGTAGTGGCCCCACGGCTTTATGGAGTTGCAGAGACCGGGAATGATAATATCATTGTGATGGGGGTCGACATCGAGCAGGAGAAGATACTCAAATCATGGTGGAACGTTGAAGGAGAATGGATTTCCAACCCCGAAGGGATGGAAGTCCTGCTGGGAAAGGATATCGCAACCCCTCTTGGACTTGAGGTCGGTTCTACATTTCCACTTGAGAAAAATGATATTTTCATGGAACTTAAAGTGAAAGGTATCATCGAGAGCACCGGCGGGGAAGAAGACGGATACATCATAATGCCACTTCTGACATCACAAAAGCTTCTTGACAGGGAAGGAAAGGTCAGCAGTATTGAGATCCGCGCCCTTTGTAATGACTGCCCGGTCTCGGAAATGAGTAGGCAGATCGAAGGAATACTACCCGGTATTGAGGCAAGGGCGATGAGCCAGATCGTGCAAAGCGAGATGGCCATGATAGACCATACCCGGAATTCTGCCATGGCAGTCTCACTTATAACACTGCTTGTAAGCACACTTACCGTAGCCTCCACAATGCTTGCATCCGTTAACGAGAAGATAAAGGAGATAGGGATCATGCGCGCAATTGGGGCCAGTGACCGACAGGTCATAACAATGCTGTTCATAGAAGGAGCACTGATCGGCATGATAGGCGGAAGCATTGGATTCTTTGCAGGAAGCCTGGCATCTTATTCAATTTCCCCTCTATTGGGCTTTGCTGAACCGTCACTGATGTGGGAACTCCTGCCACTGGCAGCCGGTATTTCTATTATGGTAGGACTTGTCGCATCGGTACTTCCTGCAAGACGTGCACTAAAGATAGACCCTGCGGAGGTGCTTAGAAGTGTCTGA
- a CDS encoding universal stress protein, whose amino-acid sequence MKLLLPTDGSTYSENAAMVAGRIAKKHNAEIVIVHVVEDKGLGRKSWRESGAEQVTSSIKEKLVSMGCEESKLHAEIVDGNAPEKIVKTARMHNVDRIIIGTSGHTGIKKIMGSVTQKVLQISDTLVLVVPPDYKIEA is encoded by the coding sequence ATGAAACTATTACTACCAACCGATGGTTCCACTTATTCAGAGAACGCTGCAATGGTTGCAGGCAGGATCGCAAAGAAACACAACGCAGAGATAGTAATAGTCCATGTAGTGGAAGACAAGGGCCTTGGAAGGAAATCATGGAGAGAAAGCGGTGCGGAACAGGTCACCAGCTCCATCAAGGAGAAACTGGTCTCAATGGGATGTGAAGAATCAAAACTTCATGCCGAGATCGTGGACGGGAATGCACCGGAAAAGATAGTAAAGACCGCCAGGATGCATAACGTTGACAGAATAATCATCGGCACCAGCGGACATACCGGCATAAAGAAGATCATGGGATCGGTCACACAGAAAGTGCTTCAGATCTCTGATACGCTTGTTCTTGTAGTACCCCCTGATTACAAAATAGAGGCCTGA
- a CDS encoding DUF126 domain-containing protein, which produces MVAIKIKCRTIARGVAEGEVLLSSDALSFLGNVDPKTGVVVDPSHAIYGKCIKDMVLVFPHGKGSTVGSYVIYQLKKNNVAPAAMINIDSEPIVAVGAIISGIPLVDRLEEDPYEVLSDGDHVKVDSSNGCIEIPE; this is translated from the coding sequence GTGGTGGCAATTAAGATCAAATGCCGTACTATTGCAAGGGGTGTTGCAGAAGGCGAAGTACTGCTTTCATCTGATGCTCTCTCATTTTTAGGTAACGTTGACCCGAAGACAGGGGTAGTTGTCGATCCTTCACATGCCATCTACGGGAAGTGCATCAAGGACATGGTCCTGGTGTTCCCTCACGGGAAAGGCTCAACTGTGGGTTCCTATGTGATCTACCAGCTGAAAAAGAACAATGTTGCACCTGCAGCCATGATTAATATCGATTCCGAACCCATAGTCGCAGTCGGTGCCATCATATCAGGTATCCCTCTGGTGGATAGGCTGGAAGAGGACCCGTATGAGGTCCTTTCAGATGGCGATCATGTAAAGGTCGACAGCAGCAACGGATGCATCGAGATCCCTGAGTAA
- a CDS encoding YkgJ family cysteine cluster protein: protein MTDITSIDQQIEDTKRELEEMLAYPDEKLIDIIREVGFECDLCGRCCTSEFNDHVFLLDKDTEVMKSIDPSLIEPAPYYEFCDQNGRFYVSGYALRTKEDGSCIMLEDKRCTIYDRRLTICRLYPYMLHRETDDEGNLDWRQISGLNEHGCYHAEISEDEAKIIAEDTKAYEEAYLDQQIRFLRKIKEHFQKNKLRHVKSIYDRKMRAFNKGEEVEVYVFYKNEFELNRISKND, encoded by the coding sequence GTGACGGACATTACTTCTATAGACCAACAGATCGAGGATACTAAAAGGGAACTTGAGGAAATGCTTGCGTATCCTGATGAGAAGCTGATCGACATCATCAGGGAAGTGGGCTTCGAATGTGACCTATGCGGCAGATGCTGTACCAGTGAGTTCAACGACCATGTGTTCCTCCTCGATAAGGATACCGAGGTCATGAAAAGCATTGACCCGAGCCTCATCGAACCTGCACCTTACTATGAGTTCTGTGACCAGAACGGCCGTTTCTACGTTTCAGGGTATGCACTGAGAACAAAGGAGGATGGCAGCTGCATCATGCTTGAGGACAAAAGATGTACCATCTATGACAGGAGGCTCACCATCTGCCGGCTCTACCCATACATGCTCCACAGGGAAACGGACGATGAGGGTAATCTGGACTGGAGGCAGATATCCGGGCTTAACGAGCACGGGTGCTACCACGCTGAGATATCGGAAGATGAAGCAAAGATCATTGCAGAGGACACAAAAGCATACGAGGAAGCATACCTTGATCAGCAGATAAGGTTCCTCCGAAAAATAAAGGAACACTTCCAGAAGAACAAGCTCCGTCATGTCAAATCAATATATGACAGGAAGATGCGTGCTTTCAACAAGGGCGAAGAGGTCGAAGTTTACGTATTTTACAAAAACGAGTTCGAACTCAATCGAATATCAAAAAATGACTGA
- a CDS encoding site-2 protease family protein, with translation MDKDQADPGHLDEAQIEASIMELYQNVHPLFKAYEVGYSDGDIHFYGVPLVDRRSIHNALWGLFAAKGYRLEIRSELGEDVLIASPIKQVPERIWINVILAIATVFTTMFAGAMMFGVDIFSNPGDFWKGLPFTLAIMFVLGSHEMGHYLAAKKHGLRTSLPYFIPFPSFIGTMGAVIKHRGIIPNRRALFDVAVAGPIVGIVASVIVTFIGLSLPPVEFSGDPGTIMIDIQTPLLFDAISWITGSTPEMMHPVAFAGWVGMLVTVLNLLPSGQLDGGHMMRAMLGENARKVSLIMPLVLGSIAMYVIYVMEQNGGIWLFWSFFLLLFALAGHPKPLNDEIMLDNRRMALGILTFVLGIMCFTLVPLTLVVN, from the coding sequence ATGGACAAAGACCAGGCAGATCCCGGCCATCTGGATGAGGCACAAATAGAAGCTTCCATCATGGAACTCTATCAAAATGTCCATCCCCTTTTCAAAGCCTATGAGGTGGGATATTCAGATGGTGATATTCATTTTTACGGTGTCCCTTTAGTGGACAGGAGATCGATCCACAATGCACTCTGGGGATTGTTTGCGGCAAAAGGCTACCGTCTTGAAATAAGGTCCGAACTTGGCGAGGACGTGCTGATCGCTTCCCCGATAAAGCAGGTCCCTGAACGTATCTGGATCAATGTAATACTGGCAATAGCTACTGTCTTCACGACCATGTTCGCCGGTGCGATGATGTTCGGGGTGGATATATTCAGCAACCCCGGTGATTTCTGGAAAGGTCTGCCCTTCACTCTTGCGATCATGTTCGTACTGGGATCTCATGAGATGGGGCACTATCTGGCCGCCAAGAAACATGGCCTTCGAACATCGCTTCCGTATTTCATTCCTTTCCCTAGTTTTATCGGTACCATGGGTGCCGTGATAAAGCACAGGGGTATTATCCCTAATCGTAGGGCACTGTTCGATGTGGCAGTTGCAGGTCCGATAGTGGGTATTGTTGCATCTGTGATCGTGACCTTCATAGGCCTCTCGCTGCCTCCGGTAGAGTTTAGCGGTGATCCCGGAACGATCATGATAGATATTCAGACCCCGCTTCTCTTCGATGCAATCTCTTGGATCACCGGCAGCACCCCGGAAATGATGCATCCGGTGGCATTTGCCGGATGGGTGGGCATGCTGGTTACCGTGCTGAACCTTCTGCCTTCCGGACAACTTGATGGTGGCCACATGATGCGTGCCATGCTGGGTGAGAATGCCAGGAAAGTGTCCCTCATCATGCCGTTAGTACTGGGCAGTATTGCGATGTATGTGATCTACGTCATGGAACAGAACGGAGGCATCTGGCTTTTCTGGTCATTTTTCCTTTTGCTGTTTGCCCTGGCAGGGCATCCAAAACCCTTAAATGATGAAATAATGCTTGACAACAGGAGGATGGCACTCGGGATTCTCACTTTTGTGCTGGGGATAATGTGTTTCACACTGGTGCCGCTGACTCTGGTCGTAAACTGA
- a CDS encoding NAD(P)/FAD-dependent oxidoreductase — MKKIRIAGAGPSGLTAAINLAKAGYEVDVFEKAPDVGKHLKGGLQGLENWSDKKDIGDELREMNLETNFDLDPFYNFTVSNGRKNWDFEADPGTPAFYLVKRGSVPGSLDYGLKEQALQSGVNIRFQEKAPLEEMDIIATGPVKNEVFIAAKGIAFDTSMDDMAIAFVDDRAAYLGYSYLLVTNGSGCMCTVLFDRFSNVGDCLENTKRIFSEMVDLDIQNPRPDGGIGSFSLDCHFESNGQLYVGEAAGLQDMVWGFGMRSAMRSGYLAARSIIHGEDYEKDATECFRNKLKASLVNRYIWERFGARNYSMIFNGLKGTRNPPKHMHSFHNFNLLQRVAYPFAIRKMRDRYPELRL; from the coding sequence ATGAAAAAGATAAGAATTGCAGGTGCCGGACCATCAGGACTTACCGCAGCCATCAACCTTGCAAAGGCAGGGTATGAGGTGGACGTGTTCGAAAAGGCACCTGATGTGGGCAAGCACCTTAAAGGCGGCCTGCAGGGTCTGGAGAACTGGTCTGACAAAAAGGACATCGGTGATGAACTCCGGGAAATGAACCTGGAGACAAACTTTGACCTTGACCCATTCTATAATTTTACAGTTTCCAACGGCAGGAAGAACTGGGATTTTGAAGCTGACCCGGGGACACCTGCATTTTATCTTGTTAAACGGGGCTCGGTTCCCGGAAGCCTTGACTACGGACTAAAGGAGCAGGCCCTTCAGAGCGGAGTGAACATACGATTTCAGGAGAAAGCCCCTCTGGAAGAAATGGATATAATCGCCACAGGGCCTGTAAAAAATGAGGTGTTCATTGCTGCAAAGGGTATTGCCTTTGATACATCCATGGACGACATGGCCATTGCTTTTGTTGACGACCGGGCTGCATACCTTGGGTACTCCTATCTTCTGGTCACGAATGGCTCGGGCTGCATGTGCACCGTCCTTTTTGACAGGTTCAGCAATGTGGGAGATTGTCTTGAGAACACAAAGAGGATATTCTCAGAGATGGTCGATCTGGACATCCAGAACCCACGCCCTGACGGTGGGATCGGATCATTCTCACTGGATTGCCACTTCGAGAGCAACGGCCAGTTGTATGTTGGTGAAGCTGCAGGACTGCAGGACATGGTGTGGGGATTCGGGATGCGCAGCGCAATGAGGTCAGGCTACCTTGCTGCCAGAAGTATAATCCATGGAGAGGACTATGAAAAAGATGCCACCGAATGTTTCCGGAACAAGCTGAAGGCCAGCCTTGTCAACCGCTACATATGGGAACGCTTTGGGGCAAGGAACTATTCCATGATATTCAATGGCCTGAAAGGTACACGGAACCCTCCGAAACACATGCATTCGTTCCACAACTTCAACCTTTTGCAAAGGGTGGCATATCCTTTTGCCATCAGGAAAATGAGAGACAGGTATCCGGAACTCAGGCTTTGA
- a CDS encoding UbiD family decarboxylase, with the protein MSFRDFIDHLRASDRLVEVTDPVSKVFEAPRIAKRSNGPVFFHDIDGQKAIMNLLGSRDELADMFGVPKDGIIQRLSEVRPDGEVKIVDSSPTQEVVTEDVDLTKLPLMTHFEKDGGPYITAGVVVSEYDGMMNASIHRLMVAGKDKLAARLVPPRHTFVLHKKASENNESLPVAIVLGADPAITFASTTRVPAGKEFEYAAALRGAPVELFECENGVKVPHAEIILEGYIDPVERVDEGPFVDITGTYDLVRKEPVIRITKIMHRRDPIYHGILPAGPEHLLMMGVPYEPKIYNAVSEVTTVKNVVLTEGGCCYLHAVVQIEKQTEGDAKNAIMAAFAAHTSLKHVVIVDEDIDIFDMQDVEFAIATRVKGDSDMMIIPNVRGSSLDPRGAPDGTTTKVGIDATKVLAEKENFERAKMPE; encoded by the coding sequence ATGAGTTTCAGAGATTTTATCGATCATTTAAGGGCAAGCGACAGGCTTGTTGAGGTCACTGATCCGGTTTCGAAGGTCTTCGAAGCACCACGAATTGCAAAAAGGAGCAATGGCCCGGTATTTTTCCATGATATTGACGGACAAAAGGCCATCATGAACCTCCTTGGTTCCAGGGACGAGCTTGCTGACATGTTCGGTGTGCCAAAGGATGGCATCATCCAGAGGCTTTCTGAAGTTCGTCCGGATGGAGAAGTGAAGATAGTCGACTCATCTCCCACACAGGAGGTCGTTACTGAGGATGTCGATCTTACAAAACTTCCACTTATGACACACTTCGAGAAGGACGGCGGACCTTACATCACCGCCGGTGTCGTGGTATCCGAGTATGACGGAATGATGAACGCATCCATCCACAGGCTCATGGTTGCCGGAAAGGATAAACTGGCAGCAAGGCTGGTCCCGCCGCGCCACACCTTTGTCCTGCACAAGAAGGCATCCGAGAACAACGAATCACTGCCTGTGGCTATCGTACTTGGTGCAGACCCTGCGATCACCTTTGCTTCCACCACCCGCGTGCCTGCAGGAAAGGAATTCGAGTACGCAGCAGCCCTTCGCGGTGCACCTGTGGAGCTTTTCGAATGTGAGAACGGCGTCAAGGTACCACACGCAGAGATCATTCTGGAAGGTTACATAGACCCTGTGGAAAGAGTGGACGAAGGTCCTTTCGTGGACATCACAGGAACATACGATCTTGTGCGCAAGGAGCCGGTGATCCGCATCACAAAGATCATGCACAGGCGTGATCCTATCTATCACGGAATTCTCCCGGCTGGTCCGGAACATCTCCTTATGATGGGAGTGCCCTATGAGCCAAAGATCTACAATGCCGTTTCAGAAGTAACCACAGTAAAGAACGTGGTGCTAACTGAAGGCGGTTGCTGTTACCTGCACGCTGTTGTCCAGATCGAGAAGCAGACCGAAGGTGATGCCAAGAACGCTATCATGGCTGCATTTGCAGCACACACAAGTCTCAAGCACGTTGTTATCGTGGACGAGGACATTGACATATTTGACATGCAGGACGTGGAGTTCGCCATTGCCACCCGTGTGAAAGGCGACTCTGATATGATGATAATCCCGAACGTGCGCGGCAGTTCACTTGATCCTAGAGGCGCACCTGACGGAACCACTACCAAGGTAGGTATCGATGCAACAAAAGTTCTTGCAGAGAAAGAGAACTTTGAACGCGCAAAGATGCCTGAATAA